The DNA segment ATCTACAGCAGAGGTAAAGCCTTCTTCAACGCTTGTTAGCATTCTCTCCTTGTTAACTTTAACCGAGTTCATCATCTTAGATAAAATATTCACCGAGGCTAAAGCCACATCCACGCTGTCGAATAGTAGGCGCTTAGTCTCCTGGAAATCACGGTTATACCCTGTTGGTAAACCTTTGATAACGCTCATAACACTGCACAAGTCTCCTATAAGTCTGGCAGCGCGCCCTCTTATTAGCTCAGCTATATCCGGATTTTTCTTCTGAGGCATTATACTACTGCCGGTAGTGTATTTATCACTTAACTGAATGAAATTAAACTCGCTCGTGGACCATAGGATAACGTCTTCCGCTATTCTGGAAAACTGAATCATTAGAATGCATAGGATTGATATAAGCTCCGCTTCAAATTCCCCTCTACAGGAAACCGCGTCTAAAGTGTTCTCTTGAACCCCTTCGAATCCTAGCAGATCCGCGGTTAGCTCCCGGTTTATGCTCCAAGTGAAACCGGCTAAAGCCCCAGCTCCTAAAGGATTCTTATTCAACCTCTTATAGAGCTGGCTGAGTCTTTCTAAATCTCTTATTAAAGCATCAACATAGCTTAAACACCAATGTGATAGTGTAATCGGCTGAGCCTGCTGCATGTGAGTGTAACCTGGCATTAAAGTCTCATAGTTTTCTTCAGATATCTTTAAAAGTATTTTTGAAAACTCGATTAACCCCTCCATTAATGCGATTACAGCGTCCCGCATATACATTCTTATGTCAACGGCAACTTGATCGTTCCTAGACCTGGCTAAATGAATTTTACCTCCCAGCTCTCTTCCTATTCTCTCCGTGACTAAGTATTCAATATTTAAGTGTACGTCTTCGTAGTCTTTTCTAAGCTGAATTTTACCTTCACTGAACTCTTTTTTTAAATCTTCTAAAACCTTTAATATGTTTTTTAACTCGCTTTCTTTTAATAACCCTATCTTGAAAAGCATTATATTATGAGCTTGAGTGCCTAGGATATCATATAATACTAGTTTTTCATCGAATCTAATGTCTTCACCAGCGGTGTAGTCTAATGTTTCATCAAACGTGTTCTCGTCGAATCGTGCTCGCCAGAAAAAACTCATGGTTAACCCTCAGAGAATAGGCGAATGAAAAAGTATAAAATGTTTCAGGTTAAATGTTTTTTCCTTATTTTATAGGCTAATTGAGACTGCTGTAACATGATGTAAATATATCCTAAAGATGATTTCTGATCGAATATCGAAGTCTCCTCGTAGGTTGCAATATTCTTATCATAGAGCATCCAGTCTGATTTACGGCCAACAACCTCACAGTGCCCTTTGTAAAGTTTAACTTTCACAACGCCGTTAACTTTCAAATTAACTTTATCTATGAACGCCTCTAGGGCTTCTCTTAAAGGGTCAAACCATAACCCCGCGTAAGCTAGATAAGTCCATCGCTCATCTACTAATTGCTTGAACTGGAGTTCCTGAAATGTGGAAACCGCTTTCTCCAAGTCTTTATGAGCTGTTATAATCGTTATCGCAGCGGGGCATTCATATGTCTCCCTTGATTTAATTCCAGTAACCCTGTCCTCCATGTGATCTATTCTACCAACTCCATGGCTTCCCGCAACTTTATTCAAGTATTTCACTAAGTCAACTAGATTCATTTTCTCACCGTTAACCGCTACCGGGAT comes from the Candidatus Odinarchaeum yellowstonii genome and includes:
- the argH gene encoding argininosuccinate lyase is translated as MSFFWRARFDENTFDETLDYTAGEDIRFDEKLVLYDILGTQAHNIMLFKIGLLKESELKNILKVLEDLKKEFSEGKIQLRKDYEDVHLNIEYLVTERIGRELGGKIHLARSRNDQVAVDIRMYMRDAVIALMEGLIEFSKILLKISEENYETLMPGYTHMQQAQPITLSHWCLSYVDALIRDLERLSQLYKRLNKNPLGAGALAGFTWSINRELTADLLGFEGVQENTLDAVSCRGEFEAELISILCILMIQFSRIAEDVILWSTSEFNFIQLSDKYTTGSSIMPQKKNPDIAELIRGRAARLIGDLCSVMSVIKGLPTGYNRDFQETKRLLFDSVDVALASVNILSKMMNSVKVNKERMLTSVEEGFTSAVDVSDLLVKKGIPFRTAYQVTGRLVNILLKQGRRLKDLKTSELTELVYSETGLKIDLNESELHTVLNPLENIKRKNHLGGPAPSENIRMRIDRLNRIKEFEELTGRLKKTLKEKYDKLLEEINRIISSP